In the Sarcophilus harrisii chromosome 1, mSarHar1.11, whole genome shotgun sequence genome, one interval contains:
- the LOC100924542 gene encoding LOW QUALITY PROTEIN: uncharacterized protein LOC100924542 (The sequence of the model RefSeq protein was modified relative to this genomic sequence to represent the inferred CDS: deleted 3 bases in 2 codons) gives MEAYMECICSCSCSFRDFQPSDVKRFGQRVRNHFQRFYCWRWVQLELVGNSVDYMQFWVAVSEWRGAHVVGHNGVGILQVPLSSQAFILHNYNCCAQCQFQTKSPPEFKNWIDQQQFEETVCNLNNFCAEAEKIGGQFYFEGCLPCLTIYIYIYIYIYIYIVFLCLETYYEKILEKKIIKYIKEQNEKLYALQDFLLTDSVERGLHITEMTICEDRAMSSGREAKLWNLRVPIGMELILAIAELQSVPYLLSKYHFLVSAVVATMPFYFKDELQILLLE, from the exons ATGGAGGCTTATATGGAATGCATTTGCAGCTGCAGCTGCAGTTTTAGGGACTTTCAGCCCAGCGATGTTAAGAGGTTTGGACAACGGGTCAGAAATCACTTTCAAAGATTCTACTGCTGGCGCTGGGTACAGCTAGAACTGGTTGGCAACTCTGTTGACTATATGCAGTTCTGGGTTGCAGTTTCAGAGTGGAGAGGGGCACATGTGGTTGGTCATAATGGAGTAGGAATCCTG CAAGTGCCACTGTCCAGCCAGGCCTTCATCTTACATAACTATAACTGT TGTGCCCAGTGCCAGTTCCAGACCAAGTCCCCCCCTGAGTTCAAAAACTGGATTGACCAACAGCAATTTGAAGAAACGGTGTGTAATCTAAATAACTTTTGTGCAGAAGCAGAAAAGATTGGAGGCCAATTTTATTTTGAAGGCTGTTTACCTtgtttgactatatatatatatatatatatatatatatatatatatatagtctttttgTGCTTAGAAACATATTATGAGAagattctt gaaaaaaaaatcatcaaatataTTAAGGAACAGAATGAGAAATTATATGCCCTCCAGGACTTCCTTCTGACAGATTCAGTTGAGAGAGGACTTCACATTACTGAAATGACCATATGTGAAGACAGGGCCATGAGCAGTGGAAGAGAAGCTAAATTATGGAATCTAAGAGTACCTATCGGAATGGAACTTATTCTAGCCATTGCTGAACTGCAGAGTGTCCCCTACCTTCTTTCCAAATATCATTTTTTGGTGTCTGCTGTAGTAGCCACAATGCCATTCTACTTCAAGGATGAACTTCAAATTCTGCTCCTCGAATGA